A DNA window from Feifania hominis contains the following coding sequences:
- a CDS encoding putative HNHc nuclease, which translates to MTLTGRVTDYDPNSGLMTITAEYGNFLDVIRKGYRECEIRLDDGRAISAKQRRKARAIVADICTWAGYDVRTEADNVHETLKAYMCDEWGYEDFSLGNTDMTTAREYINYLINFCLRNDVPCLDSLLNRTDDIDAYLYACLFYGKCCICGKRGDLHHEEAIGMGRDRTQIIHEGIPAIELCRVHHTEAETIGREAFREKYHVYGIPLDKILCRKHGLKTADIRDKAYLKGVRHAE; encoded by the coding sequence ATGACACTGACGGGCAGAGTGACGGACTACGACCCGAACAGCGGGCTTATGACCATCACGGCGGAGTACGGCAATTTTCTTGACGTCATTCGCAAGGGATACCGGGAGTGTGAGATTCGCCTTGACGACGGGCGGGCTATTTCGGCAAAGCAGCGGCGCAAAGCGCGGGCCATTGTGGCGGACATCTGCACCTGGGCGGGGTACGACGTGCGCACCGAGGCGGACAACGTGCATGAGACGCTCAAGGCATACATGTGCGACGAGTGGGGCTATGAGGATTTCTCACTCGGGAACACCGACATGACGACGGCACGCGAGTACATCAACTATCTGATCAACTTCTGCCTGCGAAACGACGTGCCGTGTCTTGACAGTCTGCTCAACCGCACGGACGACATTGACGCCTATCTCTATGCGTGCCTGTTTTACGGCAAGTGCTGTATTTGCGGGAAGCGGGGCGATTTACACCACGAGGAAGCCATTGGCATGGGGCGCGACCGGACGCAGATCATTCACGAGGGGATACCGGCGATTGAGCTCTGCCGGGTGCATCACACCGAGGCGGAGACGATCGGGCGCGAGGCGTTTCGGGAGAAATACCATGTGTATGGGATACCGCTTGATAAAATACTCTGCCGGAAGCATGGGCTTAAGACGGCGGACATACGGGACAAAGCGTATTTGAAAGGAGTACGGCATGCTGAATAG
- a CDS encoding helix-turn-helix domain-containing protein gives MNRLKDARTGKTLKRIEREIGRAYLDKPRLSQIENGKLNPVPGDIPAFLAAYGAEEVTELWDASDLDYGVKRPRSERKPDRNKKTGRIHIRTSQKIAKRFHAIRKRYGYHTGEQCFIAALDALEQEKKRTAPTAGTVETAGVSRSPQSNDSPSIGQGGQNVNDSSAISKPI, from the coding sequence ATGAACAGACTGAAAGATGCTCGCACTGGGAAGACGCTGAAGAGGATTGAGCGGGAGATCGGCAGAGCCTATCTGGACAAGCCGAGGCTTTCGCAGATTGAGAACGGGAAGCTGAACCCTGTACCGGGAGATATCCCCGCGTTTCTGGCGGCGTATGGGGCCGAAGAGGTCACGGAGCTGTGGGACGCCTCGGATTTGGACTACGGCGTAAAACGGCCCCGCAGCGAGAGAAAGCCGGACCGGAATAAGAAGACCGGGCGAATCCACATCAGGACGTCACAGAAGATTGCAAAGAGGTTTCACGCCATTCGCAAGCGTTACGGCTACCATACAGGCGAGCAGTGCTTCATCGCAGCATTGGACGCACTCGAGCAGGAGAAAAAAAGAACCGCCCCAACTGCGGGAACAGTTGAGACGGCGGGTGTGAGCCGAAGCCCACAAAGTAATGACAGCCCCAGTATAGGGCAAGGAGGACAAAATGTCAATGATTCCTCTGCTATATCAAAACCTATATGA
- a CDS encoding single-stranded DNA-binding protein: protein MLNRVILMGRLTATPELKETPNGVAVCAFTLALERNFKGRDGNRQTDFIDIVAWRSTAEFVARYFDKGMQVAVEGTLQTRSYEDRQGNKRKVAEVAADQVYFADRRRGEKQGQDFEDIVLTDDGDLPF from the coding sequence ATGCTGAATAGAGTGATTTTAATGGGGCGACTGACGGCGACCCCGGAGCTGAAAGAGACGCCGAACGGGGTAGCGGTGTGCGCCTTTACACTGGCGTTGGAGCGCAATTTCAAGGGCAGGGACGGCAACAGGCAGACGGACTTCATCGACATTGTGGCGTGGCGGTCGACGGCTGAGTTTGTGGCCCGTTATTTTGACAAGGGCATGCAGGTCGCCGTTGAGGGCACGCTTCAGACGCGCAGCTACGAGGACCGGCAGGGCAATAAAAGAAAAGTTGCTGAGGTTGCGGCCGATCAGGTGTATTTCGCCGATCGGCGACGAGGTGAGAAACAAGGTCAGGATTTTGAGGATATTGTACTCACTGACGACGGCGATCTGCCGTTTTAG
- a CDS encoding terminase large subunit domain-containing protein — protein MDIEITPRQAAFIRAEADEVLFGGAAGGGKSYGQLIDAFLFALKYAGSKQLMLRRTYPELEKSLIRVSYDLYPREVYSYNRSGHVGRFRNGSILDFGYCDSESDVYKYQSAEYDVIRFDELTHFTEQMYLYLISRVRGANDFPKHVKSSTNPGSVGHQWVKKRFISIGAPDVVHSFKGGTRMFIPSRVQDNRFLLEHDPEYIRRLENLSERDRKALLYGSWDITDGQYFSEWDEAVHVCEPFPIPEGWRRYVTMDYGLDMLAAYCIALDGQGRAYVYREHCESGLIVSQAARAVKELAADDEINTYFAPPDMWNRRQETGKSVAELFAEQGVYLAKANNDRVQGWYNVKEWLRPRLDVDGVKRAGLVVFRGCEHLIESMPALLVDPHNPNDVADEPHEYTHGPDAIRYFLAGRPRPAEAAVERDEDYVPYDDQVNGFLSYGL, from the coding sequence ATGGACATTGAGATCACGCCGCGGCAGGCGGCGTTTATCCGGGCAGAGGCGGACGAGGTGCTCTTCGGCGGTGCGGCGGGGGGCGGCAAGAGCTATGGACAGCTCATTGACGCCTTTTTGTTTGCCCTCAAATACGCGGGGTCGAAGCAGCTCATGCTGCGGCGCACCTACCCGGAGCTGGAGAAGAGCCTGATTCGCGTGTCGTATGATCTCTACCCGCGCGAGGTATACAGCTACAACCGCTCGGGGCATGTGGGACGTTTTCGCAACGGCTCCATATTGGATTTTGGCTACTGTGACAGCGAGAGCGATGTGTACAAATACCAGTCGGCGGAATATGACGTCATCCGCTTTGACGAGCTGACCCACTTTACAGAGCAGATGTATCTCTATCTGATCTCGCGCGTGCGCGGGGCGAATGATTTTCCCAAGCACGTCAAGTCATCGACGAACCCCGGCTCGGTGGGGCACCAGTGGGTGAAGAAGCGTTTTATCTCCATTGGTGCGCCGGATGTGGTGCACAGCTTTAAGGGCGGGACGCGCATGTTCATCCCGTCGCGGGTACAGGACAACCGCTTTTTGCTCGAGCACGACCCGGAGTATATCAGGCGGCTTGAGAACCTCTCGGAGCGGGATCGCAAGGCGCTGCTCTATGGGAGCTGGGACATCACGGACGGCCAGTATTTCAGCGAGTGGGACGAGGCGGTACACGTCTGCGAGCCGTTCCCGATTCCCGAGGGGTGGCGGCGGTATGTCACGATGGACTATGGCCTTGACATGCTGGCGGCCTACTGCATTGCGCTGGACGGGCAGGGGCGGGCATATGTGTACCGCGAGCACTGCGAGAGCGGGCTGATTGTCTCGCAGGCGGCGCGGGCGGTAAAGGAACTGGCAGCAGACGATGAGATTAACACATATTTTGCGCCGCCGGACATGTGGAACCGGCGGCAGGAGACAGGCAAGAGCGTCGCCGAGCTGTTTGCGGAGCAGGGTGTGTATCTGGCAAAGGCGAACAACGACCGTGTGCAGGGCTGGTACAACGTCAAGGAGTGGCTGAGGCCGCGGCTGGATGTGGACGGCGTAAAGAGAGCGGGGCTTGTGGTATTCCGGGGGTGTGAGCATCTCATTGAGAGCATGCCGGCGCTGCTGGTTGACCCGCACAACCCAAATGATGTGGCAGACGAGCCGCACGAGTACACCCACGGGCCGGACGCGATCAGGTACTTTCTCGCGGGCAGGCCGAGACCGGCGGAAGCAGCGGTTGAAAGAGATGAGGACTATGTGCCCTACGACGATCAGGTAAACGGCTTTTTAAGCTATGGATTATGA
- a CDS encoding ImmA/IrrE family metallo-endopeptidase, translating into MICIIRLANQFILRENITNLFFTPKSLRELTDRLGYSLLSYTEGQEIIEHQSLQSYTEKKAFTVFVGDARIILYQDNLSFSEKVFVILHEIGHIELEHTYFGILGKSEDSAQSDAQEQEADAFAYQVMAPLSFLRRRGVSDTEQIKELTMLSGDRAAHVLALLHDSTIRDSNDALVARRISRAMPRVKKRCSAAIIFAVILALPALYGIISFVGTFAGADEALPTQINSPDLPDSVQSVSVTETYYVTAQGEKYHRAGCRYLKNSTPIPVTGDELQYYAPCKICFPNGG; encoded by the coding sequence ATGATCTGCATTATCCGTCTGGCAAATCAATTCATTCTGCGTGAGAACATCACCAATCTGTTTTTCACACCGAAATCGTTGCGAGAACTGACAGATCGGCTTGGGTACAGCCTGCTCTCCTATACAGAGGGGCAGGAGATCATCGAGCATCAAAGCCTGCAATCCTACACAGAGAAAAAGGCTTTCACTGTCTTCGTCGGCGACGCGCGTATCATCCTGTATCAGGACAATCTTTCATTCAGTGAAAAGGTATTTGTAATCCTACATGAAATCGGCCACATCGAACTCGAGCATACTTATTTTGGAATACTGGGGAAGTCGGAAGACAGTGCACAATCTGACGCACAGGAGCAGGAAGCCGATGCCTTTGCCTATCAGGTGATGGCCCCGTTGAGTTTTCTGCGTCGGCGTGGCGTCTCCGACACCGAGCAGATCAAAGAACTCACAATGCTTTCCGGTGATCGAGCTGCACACGTGCTTGCTCTTCTCCATGACTCTACTATCCGCGACTCCAACGATGCTCTTGTGGCCCGGCGAATCTCTCGCGCAATGCCTCGGGTCAAAAAGAGATGTTCGGCGGCCATCATCTTTGCAGTAATCCTTGCGCTTCCTGCACTGTATGGCATTATTTCATTTGTCGGGACATTTGCAGGCGCAGACGAAGCACTTCCCACACAGATCAATTCGCCCGACCTGCCTGATTCTGTGCAATCTGTGAGCGTAACAGAGACATACTATGTCACCGCACAGGGCGAAAAGTATCATCGTGCCGGATGCCGCTATCTCAAAAACAGCACACCAATTCCTGTGACGGGCGATGAACTGCAATATTACGCTCCGTGTAAAATTTGTTTTCCGAATGGAGGTTAA
- a CDS encoding helix-turn-helix domain-containing protein, translating to MFSIRLKELRENANMSQQAFADNFGVAQSTVGSWEAGKREPNYQTTMRLADFFHVSVDYLMGREVQKDEKKAPEPKTVQRRIMCYGGGVSEETVISEEEYETLQAVLKTLREQQKKRDASK from the coding sequence ATGTTTTCAATTCGGCTTAAAGAATTAAGAGAAAATGCAAATATGTCTCAGCAGGCATTTGCTGATAATTTTGGTGTAGCACAATCAACTGTAGGAAGTTGGGAAGCTGGCAAACGTGAGCCAAACTATCAAACAACAATGCGTCTTGCCGATTTCTTTCATGTCTCCGTCGACTATCTAATGGGACGAGAGGTCCAGAAAGACGAAAAAAAAGCCCCTGAACCAAAAACGGTTCAGAGGCGAATTATGTGCTATGGCGGTGGAGTATCGGAAGAAACGGTAATTTCCGAAGAAGAGTATGAAACCCTCCAAGCTGTGTTAAAAACACTGCGCGAGCAACAGAAGAAGCGGGATGCTTCAAAATGA
- a CDS encoding putative PDDEXK endonuclease codes for MNSKAKGKRGELEWARFCREQGYDVRRTAQYCGNPLRAASAQRGGNMDSDSSDCIGLPGVHIEVKRTEHLRLYDAMEQAVRDNRDNGDLPIVAHRRNNSEWLVVMRADDWFRLYREWEAGR; via the coding sequence ATGAACAGCAAGGCTAAGGGGAAACGCGGGGAACTCGAGTGGGCGCGCTTCTGCCGGGAACAGGGCTATGATGTGCGCAGGACAGCGCAGTATTGCGGAAACCCCTTGCGGGCAGCATCCGCGCAGCGGGGCGGCAATATGGACAGCGATTCTTCGGACTGTATAGGGCTGCCGGGGGTACATATTGAGGTCAAGCGCACGGAGCACTTGAGACTGTACGATGCGATGGAGCAGGCCGTGCGGGACAACAGGGACAACGGCGATCTCCCTATAGTGGCCCACCGGCGCAACAACAGCGAGTGGCTTGTGGTTATGCGGGCGGATGACTGGTTTCGGCTATATCGGGAATGGGAGGCAGGGCGATGA
- a CDS encoding Rad52/Rad22 family DNA repair protein: MIKFRKLTADEIECRIQQLRPGKKDGKVYALCLLYKDARCDMRILDETVGPDNWQRRHDEHKGNLFCSVGVNVNYDKGGERWVWKEDAGAESNQDAEKGHASDSFKRACFNWGIGRELYTAPDIFFELKEGEYFSDGTDRNGKPKYKSYAKFRVAAIEYEGDAIRRVAIEDSKGNVRFCK; encoded by the coding sequence GTGATAAAGTTTCGCAAGCTGACGGCAGATGAGATTGAGTGCCGGATTCAGCAGCTTCGCCCGGGCAAAAAGGATGGAAAGGTATATGCACTGTGTCTGCTCTACAAGGACGCGCGCTGTGATATGCGGATCCTTGATGAGACAGTGGGGCCGGATAACTGGCAGCGCCGCCACGACGAACACAAGGGCAATCTCTTCTGTTCGGTGGGGGTCAATGTGAACTATGACAAAGGCGGGGAGCGCTGGGTCTGGAAAGAGGATGCGGGAGCGGAGAGCAATCAGGACGCGGAAAAAGGCCACGCTTCGGACAGCTTCAAACGAGCCTGCTTCAACTGGGGGATTGGCCGGGAGCTGTACACGGCGCCGGACATCTTCTTTGAGCTCAAAGAGGGCGAGTATTTCTCCGATGGGACAGACCGAAACGGCAAACCGAAATACAAGAGCTACGCGAAGTTCCGTGTAGCTGCCATAGAATACGAGGGCGACGCAATCCGGCGCGTGGCGATTGAAGACAGCAAAGGCAATGTGAGGTTTTGCAAATGA
- a CDS encoding helix-turn-helix transcriptional regulator: MRKWLVELRGNRSQQDVAKASGISQSFYASIEIGTRRPSVEVAKRIANVLGFEWQQFYEDKCA; encoded by the coding sequence ATGAGAAAGTGGCTGGTTGAATTACGAGGCAACAGATCTCAGCAAGATGTGGCAAAGGCGAGTGGCATTTCTCAGAGCTTTTATGCCTCAATTGAAATTGGGACACGCAGACCAAGTGTTGAAGTGGCCAAACGAATTGCTAACGTATTAGGCTTTGAGTGGCAACAGTTTTACGAGGACAAATGCGCATAA